One stretch of Cryptococcus neoformans var. neoformans B-3501A chromosome 5, whole genome shotgun sequence DNA includes these proteins:
- a CDS encoding hypothetical protein (Match to EST gb|CF183378.1|CF183378; HMMPfam hit to DEAD, DEAD/DEAH box helicase, score: 213.5, E(): 4.1e-61; HMMPfam hit to Helicase_C, Helicase conserved C-terminal domain, score: 90.6, E(): 3.8e-24) produces MSNTAVPIMSNPPIRGAGNRFKRGGFHAARAQANPTRSLATTQPGLIVKTTDSTPVPSGISTPAGIDRPRFRDFNGLSPEIFPSLPFETCTEVQAATLPTILAGDDVLAQAKTGTGKTLAFLVPVVQRLLSAPMPPSALTSILILSPTRELAQQINEVAERMSTALSKKFGTRSVVGGTNMDRDIKNLKSKRADILVATPGRLLDLMENGGIKARFAQLKMIVLDEADRLLDAGFRRELVKIFDYLPAPHAVPRQTLLFSATLPTEVHSIASIALRKDYKFITTLTEEDVNAHEHVKQEVLVVSAEDLIPAAMEVMRNEESKNKDFKVIAFLPTARAAALFHDVFSSLPIPYPVWEIHSRLSQSKRASTTEAFRQAERGVLFSSDVTARGIDVKGVTAVVQIGLPSSSEQYVHRLGRTARAGAEGHGILMLGDFESHFLRDKTLQTFTLHPYPTIAPEIMSRSRDAVNKALEFVSPESKAQAYQAWLGYYNSHLKSLRWSQADLVRHAGDYARVSLRNGSQPPGLLAKTVSKMGLRGVPGLNIVKEVQKSAGGQDRPHTGKRGRESDIASENTLRGGGRGGGRGGGRGGRGGRGGGGNGRGRWQPA; encoded by the exons ATGAGTAACACCGCTGTACCCATCATGTCAAATCCTCCTATCCGTGGAGCTGGTAATCGTTTCAAACGTGGAGGTTTTCATGCTGCTCGCGCTCAAGCCAACCCGACAAGGAGTCTTGCAACCACTCAACCTGGTCTTATCGTCAAGACAACAGATTCAACACCTGTGCCTAGTGGGATCAGTACACCAGCCGGTATTGATAGACCTCGTTTTCGAGACTTTAATGGATTGAGCCCAGAgatcttcccatctcttcctttcgaGACGTGTACCGAA GTCCAAGCGGCCACACTTCCAACCATCCTCGCCGGAGACGACGTCCTAGCTCAAGCCAAGACCGGGACTGGAAAAACCCTTGCCTTCTTGGTCCCAGTGGTGCAACGTCTGCTATCGGCACCCATGCCTCCCTCCGCTCTCACGTCAATTCTCATCTTATCCCCTACCCGGGAACTGGCTCAGCAGATCAATGAGGTCGCCGAGCGAATGTCAACTGCTCTGAGTAAAAAGTTTGGCACTCGAAGCGTCGTCGGCGGGACCAATATGGATAGGGATATCAAGAATCTCAAGTCAAAGCG CGCGGACATCCTTGTTGCCACTCCTGGTCGATTGCTCGATTTGATGGAAAATGGAGGCATTAAGGCTCGCTTCGCCCAGCTAA AAATGATCGTCCTCGACGAAGCCGATCGTCTGCTAGACGCGGGTTTCCGTCGAGAATTGGTCAAGATATTCGATTATTTGCCGGCTCCTCACGCTGTCCCCCGTCAGACCCTCTTATTTTCTGCTACCCTGCCCACGGAGGTCCATTCA ATCGCGTCAATCGCACTCAGAAAGGATTACAAATTCATCACTACGCTGACcgaggaggatgtcaaCGCGCACGAGCATGTTAAGCAAGAGGTTTTGGTGGTCTCAGCGGAAGATCTCATACCGGCTGCGATGGAAGTCATGCGCAATGAGGAGTCTAAGAACAAGGATTTTAAAG TCATTGCCTTCCTCCCTACCGCTCGGGCTGCCGCCCTGTTCCACGACGTCTTCTCGTCCTTACCGATCCCCTACCCAGTGTGGGAGATACACTCTCGCCTATCACAATCGAAACGAGCTTCAACAACCGAGGCGTTCCGTCAAGCTGAAAGAGGCGTCCTTTTCTCCTCGGACGTCACTGCACGAGGTATCGACGTGAAGGGCGTGACTGCAGTGGTACAGATTGGCCTTCCGAGTAGCTCAGAACAAT ACGTACATCGACTTGGGCGAACCGCTCGTGCTGGAGCCGAAGGTCATGGCATTCTGATGCTCGGCGATTTTGAGTCTCACTTTCTTCGGGATAAGACCCTCCAGACTTTCACCCTCCACCCATACCCGACCATCGCGCCCGAGATCATGTCCCGCTCTCGTGATGCCGTCAACAAAGCTCTCGAATTTGTCTCACCAGAATCCAAAGCTCAGGCGTACCAAGCTTGGCTCGGGTACTACAACTCTCACCTCAAATCGCTCAGATGGTCTCAGGCGGATCTCGTAAGACACGCTGGCGATTATGCTAGAGTCTCACTCCGTAATGGATCTCAACCCCCAGGACTACTGGCCAAGACCGTTAGCAAGATGGGTCTGAGGGGTGTGCCAGGGTTGAACATCGTCAAGGAGGTCCAGAAAAGTGCTGGGGGTCAAGACAGGCCGCATACAGGCAAAAGGGGCCGGGAATCGGACATTGCTTCCGAGAATACCCTTCGAGGAGGCGGGAGAGGCGGCGGGAGAGGCGGCGGGAGAGGTGGGAGGGGAGGCAGAGGTGGCGGCGGTAACGGGCGAGGACGATGGCAACCTGCGTGA
- a CDS encoding hypothetical protein (HMMPfam hit to Acetyltransf_1, Acetyltransferase (GNAT) family, score: 65.9, E(): 1.1e-16) → MDIRQATIDDLLGMQNANLLNLPENYTFKYYLYHALTWPELSYVAVDPKGRIVGYILAKMEEEPSDAPSGHVTSISVLRPYRRLGLANKLMKQSQEAMVAHYDAHHITLHVRKSNRAAISLYRDTLGFEVHGMEKSYYADGEDAYGMRYVFKKPEESLKE, encoded by the exons ATGGATATTCGACAAGCAACG ATAGATGACCTGCTCGGTATGCAAAATGCCAACCTTCTCAACTTACCAGAGAACTACACTTTCAAATATT ATCTTTACCACGCTTTGACATGGCCGGAGCTGTCGTATGTGGCAGTTGACCCAAAAGGGAGGATTGTAGGGTACATTCTTGCCAAGAT ggaagaagaacccAGCGACGCTCCTAGTGGTCACGTCACCTCCATTTCCGTCCTTCGGCCATACAGACGGTTGGGTCTCGCCAACAAACTCATGAAACAGTCTC AGGAAGCCATGGTAGCCCATTACGATGCACACCACATCACATTACATGTTCGAAAATCCAACAGAGCGGCTATTTCTCTTTACAGGGATACCCTTGGATTCGAAGTTCatgggatggaaaagagttACT ACGCTGATGGTGAGGACGCTTATGGGATGCGATATGTGTTCAAGAAGCCTGAAGAATCATTGAAGGAATAG